The DNA segment TGACGAGCTTCGCCCTCTCCTCATCAATATACAGCCAAGTGGACTATGTGGAGTGGAGGAGAACTCTCGCCGAGTATTACATAGTAAGTAGCGTCGGCTCCTCGCTGCTAATATTCTTATCTCTCGCGTCAGACATCCCCCTGATAGTGGCGGTGTCTATAGCGGTATTCGCATTCCTCTCCGCCCAAAACGTGATAGACATGCCCCTCTCCTTCGCATCGCTTAAAGTCGTGGACAACTTCTCCAACGCAGTGTTCTCGGCTCTCCACGGGAGGGTTGAGAGGCTCAGGCTTGACGAGGTCCTCAGGCTTTCGTCCGCCGCCGGAGTGTTGGCTGCACTGAAGATACCTGTGATACAGGAGGCAGCATACTATCTAGGCGAGGCAACTCCCCTGGTATATAGCATAGGCTACGCGCTGGGTGTTACAATGGCCTCGACGACTGCGTCAACGCTCCCTGCGTCCGCAGCGGCTTTGGTGTCGACGGCCCTAGCGTTATACGTGGGCGACAGCCTTCCTTGGCTAGCCCTCTTCCTAGTAGGGCTAGGCTACGGCTGGGCTGTGTTCACCCTTGTTATGTACGTTCTAGACAGGGAGCCGAAGAAGGTGAGGATAGCCACGGTGTCAGTGTTAGCGTGGAGCGTCGCAGCCTCCCTGGCTGTATTCGCATTGACCTCCGCCGCAGGAACCAGCCCCTACATACCAGCCCTCGCCATACTTATCCTCGGCCTACTCCTCTCAGCCGCGGCTAGGGTTAAACAAGCCAGGGTTAGATGGGAGTAGCCCAGGGTTGAGACGTTTAAATGGGGTAGGCTGTAGCGCTATTCGGGACTATTGAAGCAGGCTCCAAGCCCTCCCGGGGGCCTGGTCAAGATGGGGGCCCAGCGCCATTAGCCTTCACAGCCCCCATGACCCCGCACCCCAGTGAAAAGAGGTGGTGTGGGCGAGGAGGGAACCGATGGAAAAACGCACCACGATGAGACAGAAAGATACGGAGTGGCACGGTTAGAGGAAGCAGTGGGAAGCCCCTACCGTTTAATATAATACAAGATGAAGCGGTAGGGGGAGGGCTACTGTAACGCTATTATCTCTCCGAGCCTCTCCTCCCCAGGGTTGTAAACGGGTTTCCTCTGGAGCAGACTCTTGTACACTATCTCAGCCACCGTGTGGTACCTCTCTTCACCTAGGACCGCGGCCATGTTTTCCAGTATAACCGTGGAGGAGGCGTGCCCCAGGTCCTCGAGTATGTATTTCGCGTTGAACTCTGCCTGGCTGGGGCTCATGGAGGCCAGCCTCTTTATAGTCTCTTCAGCCGTAGCCACAGCCCTGGAGGCCAGCTCCTTATCGTAGGCCTCGCTGGCCAGCGCTCTGAGGTCCTCGAGCAGAGGCTTGTACGCACCCTTCTTCCAGATGGCCTCCAGCATGTCTAGGGCCTGGATGTTGCTTGTCCCCTCCCATATCGGGGTTATTAGGGCCTCTCTGTGCCACCTCTCTACAGCGTACTCCCTGAGGAAGCCTATGCCGCCGAACAGCTCCATCGCCAGCATCGTAACCCTGGCTGCGGCCTGCGCTGTCATGTTCTTCGCGATGTGGGTCATCAGCCTCGCGTAGTGGTAGGTGGCACTGTATGGAGGCCTGTCTCCCGTAGACCTCTCAAACAGGTCTACAGTCTTGTGTGTGAGGGCTAGAGACTCCTCTATTAGGACCTCCATCTCCAGGAGATCCCTCCTAACAAGGGGGTGCTCTATTATCCTCTTCCCGAAAGCCCTCCTGTGGTTAGCATAGTTGTAGGCCTCCAGGTAGGCCTTCCTGGCTACGCCCACGGCCCCGGCCGAATTTGCTATGCGAGATATCATGAGGTCCTCCAGGGTGTAGTATATCCCCTTCTCAGCCTCCCCCAGCAGATAAGCCTCCGAGTCCTGAAGCTCAACTTCCCCTGTGGGCACAGCGATGGTGCCGCTCTTATCCTTAAGCCTTCTCACGCTAAAGTTGAGCCCCCCGCCCCTCCTAAGCCGTGGTACTGCGAAGAGGGAGAGCCCTTTAGCACCGGCTGGAGCCCCCTCGGTCCTCGCGGTCACGAGTGCGATATCGGCGAGCCCAGCGCCGCTGGCGAAGTACTTGTAGCCCGTGAGCAGCCAGACGCCGTCGCCCCCGCGCCTAGCAATGGTGGCGTTAGCACCGAGATCGCTACCCCCCTGTATCTCGGTGAACCATGTGGCACCCAGCATGGGAGGCCTCTCAAGCCCCGCAAGCCTCCTGTAGTAGCCCCTCACGCTGTCCCCCCCGTACTTCCAGAGGGCATAGGCCGTCTGCATTGTGATTGTGAGTATGCAAGCGACACCAGGGTCCCCCACAAGGTTTATACTGGCGAAATGCTCGTGCCAGCTACCACCAATGTAGGGGGGCTTGTTGACCCCGAACTCATATAGTAGCCTATCGACGGCCTGCCGCAGGGAAGGGTCGAGGAGCACGGTGTCGCTCCTCTCCCCCCTCACAGACCACATGACATGGACAGGCCAGCTCATCCTGTCTACCCTGTAAGCAAGCTCATAAAGCTCCCTGCCCACAAACTCGCCAAGACCAGCAAGCTCCGGCTCTCTAGACATGAAGTATTTTAGTGTGTCCCTCAAAGGCTTATCAACAAGGTAGTGGTTCAAACCGTACGCCATAGAAACCTCTCCAAACGCAGAGTCGAGAGGCAAACTACCCGTCACCAGATAAAAAGGTATTCTGGGGAGATAGATAACGGTGAGGAGCAGGCGAGTCCCCTAGGCCCTGGTGGAGGCCTCCTGCTTACCGTATCTCCCTGTACACCTCTATCTGGAACTCTTTGAAGCCCAGCTGGCTGTAGAACCTTTTTGCCACGTAGTTTGTCATTGGGTATAGAGCCGACATTATCCCCGCCCCCCTCCTTCTAGCCTCCTCCGCCGCCCGCTCCGCGAGGAGCCGTCCTACGGCTCTCCTCCTGTACCGGGGCTTCACGTAGATGTCTGTGATCACCGCTTTAAACCGCGGCTTGTAGAATCTCCTGTCAACAAGCTCCACCCTGATGAAGCCCACAATATTCTCTCCATGTTGAGCTACTATTATGAAGCTGTTATCGTCTGCAAGCGTCTCCCTGAAGTATTTCTCGGCCTCCGTCCTCAGATCGTCTATAGTCTTGAAGAGGGGGCTCAGCTCCTCGTTGAATATCTTCTGCCTGACAATCATGTCCACCACATCAGCTTCGTCACTCTCCACCGCGTGCCTCAGAACAACATCCCTACCGACCTCCAAACCCCTTCACACCTCCCTTATCATGGTGTGCATAAAGCTTCTGAACCCCAGCCTCTCGTAAAACCTGTGGGCTATGGCGTTCTGGGCGGGAAACTCCCCGGCTACAGCACGGGCGCCCAGCTTTCTGGCCTCCTCGGAGAACCTCTCTATAAGGAGCGTGCCTAGCCCGATCCTCCTGGCCTGGGGCTTCACGTAGATCTCCTTAACAACTGCTACCCTACCGTTTGCTAGAAGCGGCATCTCCCTTATATAGCCCCTTATGAATCCCACCACTTCCTCCCCCGCCTCTGCAACCAATACTATATCACCGTTACCTCCCGACACAATCTTCTCCGCCTCCTCCGCCGCAGCCTCCCTGGCGTCGTCCCTAAGGGTCCAGAGAGGGTCGAACTCCTCGTTTAACATGTAAAAACGGTATATAAGCTCGGCCAGCACCCCCTTGTCGCCCGGTCTAGGCGGTCTGACGTGGACGCCCCTCTCATACACACCTCCACACCCCCGCCACAACAAGTTATACGAGCCTCTCTATTAGGCCGGCCGAGAGCAGGGCTTCATACTTCCTCCTGGAAGACTCCACTATAGCCCTCGCGTTCTCAAGCTCCTGCCGGTAGGTTCGGGGTTTTCTGGCGACCTTCTCCCTGCTAGCGGCCCATGCGACGGCGGCCGCCACCCTATAGTGCACCTGCCAGTCTGTAATGGGGGGTAGTATCCTCTCCTCGTCTAGGCCCAGCTCCTCCTCCGTATACCTGGCTATCTCCTCCGCAGCGGCTATCGCCATGCCATCCGTTATAGCCCGGGACCGCGCGTCAAGAGCGCCCCTGAAAACTCCTGGGAATACCAGGGCGTTGTTGACCTGGTTTGGCAGGTCGCTCCTCCCCGTCGCTACAACCCTCGCGCCAGCCTCCCGGGCTTCCCACGGCCATATCTCCGGGGTTGGGTTTGCAAGGGCAAACACTATGGGATCTCTCGACATCCCCCTTATCCACTCCTTCTTAACAACCCCTGGCCCCGGTCTGGATGCAGCGACGAGGGCGTCGGCCCCCTTGAGCGCCTCCTCAACACCGCTCCCCGGCCTCAGCCCCCCTCCCTCGGTCTCGAGGGCTATCTCGTACTTGTATCTGTTTGAGAAGAGCAGCCTGTCCATATCCTCCCTCTCCGGGTGTAGAACCCCCCTGCTGTCCACAACCACGATGTTCCTAGGATTGACTCCATAGGCTTTGAGGAAACGGTAGAGGGCTATGTTGGCGGCCCCCGCCCCCAGCAGCACTATCCTAGACTCCCTGAGGTTCTTGCCCACAATCTTAAACGCGTTTATGAGCCCCGCCAGGCTCGCAGCAGCAGTACCCTGCTGGTCGTCGTGCCATACAGGGATCTCCAGCTCCATCCTAAGGAAGTCTAGGAGGTAGAAGCACTTGGGACTCTCTATGTCCTCAAGGTTGACGCCGCCGAAGCTGGGCTCCAGATCCTTTACAAGACTCGCGAAAGCACCAGGCTCCCGGCGCCTATGGACTATCGGCACCGCGTCAACACCGCCGAACAGCTTGAATATCAGCGCCTTACCCTCCATCACTGGGTATGCTGCCTCAGGCTTCAGACTGCCCAGCCCCAGGACCCTCGTGGCGTCAGTCACTATAGCAACCATGTTCCACCTGCTCGTCAGCTCGAAGCTCTCGTCCGGATCCTTATTTATCCTGATGCTGGCCTCCGCCACCCCCGGAGTATACCATATGGCGAAGTCCCCCACGCTCGACACCGGGACTTTAGGCATAACCTCAATCTTGCCAGCGTACCTCCTATATACCTCTATAATCCTATCGCTATCTATGCTGCCGGAGCCGTCGTCGCCCGCCATAACCAGGGATACCCTATGGGAGAATGTAGATTGTAGAGTATAAAAGAGGGGTGATTACTGTTGGGCCTCCTGCTCTAGGATGTTTGCGAACCTCTCCCTCAGACTCCTCTTGTTTATCTTGCCCACGCTAGTCTTCGGCAGGTCGTCAACTAGAACAACCTTGTCTGGAAGCCACCACTTGGGTATCTCGCCTTTCTCCACGAAATTCCTGGCGAGCCACTCTCTAACCTCCTCTGTCGTCAGCTTCTCCTGCCACCCCGGCTTCGGCACTATTATTGCTACCGGCCTCTCGCCCCACTTCGGATGCCTGGCGCCTATCACCGCCACCTGCGCCACCCCGGGGTGCTGGCTTATGAGGCTCTCGAGCCTGACGCTGCTTATCCACTCGCCCCCGCTCTTTATAATATCCTTATCCCTGTCCACTATCTGGATGTAGCCCTCGGGCGTCCAGACGGCTATGTCTCCCGTGTGGAACCAGCCGCCCCTCCAAGCCTTCTCCGTCTTCTCCGGGTCCTTGTAGTACTCGGGCGTGACCCAGGGGGTCCTCACGACTATCTCCCCCATGGTCTTTCCGTCCTTCGGCACAGGCTCGAGGGTTTCAGGGTCGGCCACCATCAGCTCAACGAGGGGGACAGGCCAGCCTGTGGTGAGGGATAGCTCATCGGCCCTATCAATGTACTTCTTAGGCACGCCCGCCAGCGTTAGTATGGGCGCCGTCTCCGTCATCCCGTAGCCCACCATAACCTCTATACCCCTCTTCCTGGCAGCGTCGGCCAGCCCCCTAGGTAGGGCTTGGCCTCCGTTGACGAAGAGGAGGCCTGAGAGATCGTACTTCTCGCTCTCTGGGTGTGAGAGGAGCATGTAGAGTATAGTGGGCACGCCAGCCGTGATAGTCACCTTCTCGCTCACTATCAGGTCGAGGAGGACCTTGGGGTCGAGCCTGCCTGGGAACACCTGCTTCATACCGTTCAGCGTCGCCATGTAGGGTAGGCCCCAGGCGAGCACGTGGAACATGGGCACTATGTGGAGCAGTGTATCATCGCCTGTAACTCTCCTCCTACCCCGTGTTGCTAGGGCGAGAGCCCCGCTAAGGGCGTGGACCACTATCATCCTGTGGCTGTGGTAAACACCCTTCGGCAGCCCTGTCGTGCCGCTGGTGTAGCCCATGGCAGCTGGCCTGTTCTCGTCGAGCTCAGGCCAGTCGTAGCTGCCGCTGTACTCCTTTATGAGGTCTTCGTAGTTGTGCAGCCTCCTGCCCGCTATACTGTCGGGGTGGGACTCGGCGTCGACTATAATAACGTGCTCGACGCTCGGCGCGTGGGGGAGTATGGCCTCAGCTAGCTTGAGGAAGTCGCTGTGGACAATGAGAACCCTGTCCTCAGCGTGGTTTATAATATAGGCTATCTCGTTGGGCGCTAGCCTCACGTTTAGCGGGTGCAAGACGGCCCCCATCATAGGGGCTGCGAAATAGGTCTCGTAGTGCCAGTGGGTGTTCCAGTCCATAGTGGCTACCCTGTCTAGCCCCGACACGCCGAGGGCTCTGAGAGCGTTGGCGAGGCTCTCAATCCTCTTTGCCGCGTTCCCGAAGGTATATCTCTCCACCCCTCTCGCCGTACGGTATACTATCTCCATGTCGCTCCACATGTACAGGGCGTACTGGTATATCTTGTGGAGGGTCAGACTGTATCCAGGCCTCCAGGGGGTCTTCTCAGGCAGGGCCAAGGACTCTTACACCAGACTATAAACTATCCTGGGCTCTAATGGTTTTTAATGTGGGAAAATAGTGTGGTATTAACTCTATGGCCGAGTATTCAACATCCCATCCTCTCCAGCGCGCCAGCTAAAGCCTCGTAAGCGTCCTCCAGAGTCTCAAATACAGCTTTAACCCTAAGTATGGGGAACTGGGGGAGACTGTCGTCCAGCTGATATGATAGGGGGCGGCCCAGCATAGTCATGAGCCCTAGGAGGGCCCTCATACCCTCGAGAGACTCCCCCACTGTAGAGGGGTCGACGGGGAGGGGTATCGAGGCCTCCACTATCGGCCCCACGCCCGGCTCGTCCTTCACCTCGACAACGCCCCCGGCGAGGTGTATCCTAGTCACATCACCCTCCGCCTCGAACTGGCAGCCCATCTCGCTCAGCCGCCTCTGGAAAGCCCCCGGCACCCCCCTTCCCGCATGGCCCGGTATACCCTCCTCGCCGAACCCCTCATGCAAAACCCACTTCACCCCCCTTCAACTATACTCCCTATCTCGCCCTTGAGGGCCCTCCATATGTTAGCCGGGTCTCTGCAGTCGAAAAACGCTATCCTCAAACCACTCCTCCTAGCCACTCCGAGGGCCACCTTGTCCCATAGAGTGTAGGAGCCAGCCTCCTGGGATGAGACGCGCTCTATAATAGACTCGAGCTGGCTGTAAGTCAGCCTCCTAAGCAGCCTAGCCCCCGGGCGGGAGGGCTCGTCACTGTATACACCCTCCACCCCGTTTAGACAGTTCAGCAGCATACTGGCGCCCAGCGCCTCCGCTACTACAGCGGCCACGGCGTTGGTGCTCTGGCCCGGCTGGAATCCCCCTGAAACAGGTATGAGACCCGACATGTGGGCCTCTATCACCTCCCTTAGGGATGCGAGGGGGTATGGGAAGGAGCGGGGGTAGAGGAGCTTGGATATAAGGGAGGCGTTTAGCCTTGAAGACTCTATTCCCATCTCGTCGAGAAGCGCCTCGCCAACGCCAGCACGCCTCAACACGTCTATATAGCTCCTAGCCAAGCCTCCTCCCCCCACGACAACAGCTACACTATACCCAGCCTCCCCTAGACCCCAGAGGACGTTTCTGAGGCGGGTGAGATACTCGAGCCTGGGCGGGTGCACCAAGCCCCCGCTAACCTTGACGACGACAGCCTCCACCCCAGAGCACCCAAGGCGAGACTGTGGCGTGCCGGGGTGAATAACGGTAAACGCCCCCGGGTCCGCGGGAGGTCAGCTGTCCTGGCCTTCCCCACCGTGCACGCCGTCGGTGCTTTTAACCCTCATCACACCCGGCGAGGCGGGAGGTCTCACCCAGGTATTACAGACTGGCACCCGGGAATTACGGTTGGGTGTTAATAGTTATATCGGTGAGGCCCAGTTGGCGCTGGAGGACCTTGTCGCGGTGTACAGCCAGGCTAAGGAGCTGCTGTGGCAGGGGGGTTTCGATGTCAGCTACTACCTGGTCGTTTTCGGGATAGCGCTGCTCTCGGTCGTGGGCGCGTTCACCCTAGGCCTGGTGGGCTACAGGCTTCTGAACGCCGCGGTTAACACCGACACAGCAGGCCTTCTAAAGATAACGTTCCTACTGGCGGCAGTTCTCCTAGTGGTGGGAGTGCTTCTGCCTTGAGGAAGCCTGCGGGCCTTAGGCCGGGCTTATCTACTGTGTTTTTACCTCCATCTTCCTCTTGATCATCTTGAGCCTGACGAAATCCTCCCTCATCCGGTCCTCTAGAACTAGCTTTATAAACTTGATAGCGTTCTGGTAGCTAGGTAGTATGACGTAGTCTAGAGCGTTTATCAGCCGCTGCGTATCCTTCAACTCCCGTATTAGACGCTGGAGCGTCTCCTCGTACTCCGCAAGCTTTAGAAGCTTGTCGAGTATGTTGCCCATGTCTAGGATAGACTGTACCAGCTTGGGGTCGGAGCCCGCGGGCAGGGGTAAGGGGGGCACCGTCTCCTCCTTCAGGCTGAAGACTGGGGTCTTCACCGCGAACAGCGTCCTAGTCGAGACAGCCACCTCGAGGCTGCCCTCCGCGGGGGCTGTGAATGCCCTAGCCCTCTCTATCCCCTCCGCGGCGACGCCTAGATAATAATTCTGGTATATCTTCTCAAGCTCGCTGTAAACCTCCCTCTGATACCGCACATACTCTGCCGCCATGCTGGTTATATAGTGGAGGATTACCTCCCTCTTCTCCTCCATAACCCTCCTGATACGCCTCAGCATAGCAAGCTCCCGCCGGAGCCTGATGAGGTTTATCTTCGTCGGCAGCACCTTCCTCGGGTCCACGGCCAACGCACAACACACCCCCATGCTGGGCTGGAGATTAGCCTAGGGCGGGGTCAGGCCTCCCCTACCCGGCCTTGTATTTGGGGTGGTACTTCTTTATGGTCTCCTCCTTTATGTTGACTAGCTCCTCCTCAGGAAGCACCGAGAGTATCTCCCAGGCTATGTCAAGAGTCTCTTCTATACTCCTGTTCTCCCTCTCACCCTGTTTCAGGAACCTCTGTTCAAAGAGGTCTGCGAACTTGAGGTAGCGCCTGTCACGCTCGCTGAGGCTCTCCTCACCGACAACCGCCGCCAGGCTCCTGAGCTCCACGCCTCTGCTGTAGGAGGCGTAGAGCTGGTTGCTTACCTGGGCGTGGTCTTCCCTGGTCTTTCCGGGACCTATACCCTCCTTCATGAGCCTGGAGAGACTCATGAGCACGTTTATAGGCGGGTAGATGCCCCTGTTGTGGAGCTCCCTGCTCAGCACTATCTGGCCCTCGGTTATATAGCCTGTGAGGTCTGGTATGGGGTGGGTTATGTCGTCGTTGGGCATAGTCAGTATGGGCATCTGGGTTATGCTCCCCTTTTTGCCCTTGACCCTGCCCGCCCTCTCGTATATGCTCGCCAGGTCGCTGTAGAGGTAGCCCGGATAACCCTGCCTCCCGGGGACCTCTTCCCTCGCCGCGCTTATCTCTCTCAGAGCCTCCGCGTAGTTGGTCATATCGGTTATTATGACTAGCACATGCATATCCCTCTCGTAGGCGAGGTACTCGGCCAGCGTCAGGGCGGCCCTTGGGGTTATCAGCCTGATCATAGCGGGCTCGTCAGCCAGGTTGACGAACATCGCCACCCTGCCCAGCGCACCCGTCTCTTCGAAGAACTTTTTGAAGAACAGGAAGTCATCGTACTTGATGCCAATGGCCGAGAAAACTACGGCGAACTCCTCCTCCTCACCCCTCACAGTAGCCTGCCTGGCAATCTGGGCCGCCAGCCTGTTGTGGGGGAGGCCGGCGCCACTGAATATCGGCAGCTTCTGCCCCCTAACCAGCGTGTTCATACCGTCTATAGCGCTTACACCCGTCTGGATGAAGTCCTCCGGGTAAGCCCTCTCAGCAGGGTTTAGGGGAGCGCCGTTGACGTCTCTCCTCTCCTCGGCATCTATCTTCGGGCCACCGTCTATAGGCTCGCCCAGCCCGTTCATAATCCTGCCCAGCATATCCTCCGTGACAGGTATCTCGAGGGGCCTACCCATGAACCTGACCACAGTGCCCGTCGGGCTTATACCCGTAGTCCCCTCGAAAACCTGGACCACGGCGTAGCCCATACCAACCTCTAGAACCCTCCCCCTCCTCCTCTCTCCAGACGCCGTCTCAACCTCTACTATCTCGTCGTAGGCTACCCTAGACACGCCCTCAACAACCAGGAGGGGACCCTTAATCTCGGATATATTCCTATACTCCCTCACACCGAGAGCCACCGGAACCCACCCCACACGAAGGCCTAGGGAGACACCTGGAAAAGGGCTAGGTGGAGCCGAGCTGCTCCAGCGTCTTCAGCGCCCTATCCCTTATCTCGTCTATCTTCTCCAGCTGGTCGTTCGGTATCGTGAACTTCGCCTTAACAATGTCTATGTAGAGCCTGCCAAGGGCCTGGAGTATCTGCTGCGTCGTGACGCCCCTCTCAATCAGCTCCAGGCTCTTCCTGTGTATATCCATTATCATCTTAAGCAGCCTGAACTGCTTCTGCGGCGTGGAGAAAGCGTCTATGGGGTCGAAGGCGTTCTGCTTTAGGAAACCGTCTTTAATAAGCCTAGCCGTCTCAAGAACCATCTTATCCTTCTCGTCCAGCCCCTCTGTACCCACCAGCCTGACTATCTCCTGGAGCTCGCTCTCCCTCAGGAGTATATCCATAGCCTCGTCCCTATACTCCCTCCACCTCTTATCAACATTCTCGTGCCACCACTGGGTGACGAGGTCGACGTAGGCGCTGTAGCTCATGAGCCAGTTGATTGCCGGGTAGTGCCTGCTGTATGCCAGCTTCGTGTCAAGAGCCCAGAACACCCTTATGAACCTCGTTGTGTGGCTCGTCACTGGCTCGCTGAAGTCCCCGCCCGGCGGACTAACAGCGCCAACCACCGTCACGCTACCGTTCCTCTCGGGGGAGCCTAGAGCCTTGACCCTGCCCGCCCTCTCGTAGAACTCCGCCAGCCTCGAGGCGAGATAGCTCGGGTAGCCCTCCTCCGCTGGCATCTCCTCGAGACGGCCTGCTATCTCCCTCAGCGCCTCCGCCCACCTGCTTGTAGAGTCTGCTACAAGCAGGACGTCATAGCCCATGTCCCTATAGTACTCTGCTATCGTTATGCCCACGTAGATGCTGGCCTCCCTAGCGGCCACGGGCATGTTGCTCGTGTTTGCTATGAGCACCGTCCTATCCATGAGGGGCTTCCCGGTCCACGGGTCCTTATACTTGGGGAACCTCTCTAGGACCTCGGTCATCTCGTTGCCCCGCTCCCCACAGCCTATATATATGACAACCCTCGCCTCGCTCCACTGGGCAAGCGAGTGGAGGGTCACCGTCTTCCCCGTGCCGAACCCTCCGGGAACAGCGCCAGTACCGCCCTTCGCCATGGGGAAGAAGGTGTCTATAATCCTAACACCCGTTATCAGAGGGAGCTGGGGCTCTAGCTTCTCCTTGAAGGGCCTGGGTATACGGACGGGCCACCTTTGGTGCATCCTAATCTCAACATCTCTACCGTCCCTCTCGACCACCGCTATCGTGTCCTCAACACTATAGTCGCCCTCGCCCGCGAGCCACTTGAGCCTCCCTCTGATGCCTGGGGGCACCATGACTACGTGCTCTATCAGGCTAGTCTCCGGCACCCTACCAAGGGCGTCGCCCCCCTCGACCTTATCACCCTCCTTCAGCGGCTCCGGCTTGAAGTGGAACTTCTTATCCCTCGGGAGGGGAGGCGCCTGTACTCCCCTCTCGACGAACATCCTCCTCCTAGGATCTACCTCGGCCACCCTCTCGGCGATTATGGGTAGGGGCCTCTGGACACCGTCGTATATAGTGCCAAGGAGTCCCGGGCCGAGTTCCACGCTCAGGGGGGCGCCGGTGCCGACGACAGGCTCCCCAGGCCTTAGGCCGCTGGTGGACTCGTAGACCTGTATGAAAGCCCTATCCCCCCTAATCCTCGTTATCTCACCTATAAGCCTGTCCTCGCCAACATAGACCATCTCATACATCTGAGCGCCGCTCATACCCTCCGCCACGACTAGGGGGCCGGATATCCTGACTATACTCCCCTTAACAGCCAATACCCACACACCCCCAAGCTAGAAGCGTCAGGCCGGCTTTAAGTTTCGAATAGAGCCCTCTTCACTGACCTCCTTAGCCTAGGCTCCTCTGCAGCGATAATATTATTAACAGTATAGTCCAGCCTCGCGCCGTCCTCAAGCTCGACTATGACGCCTCCGTATATACCCTCGAGCGTCTCAACCACAGCTCCCCCCAGCCCCAGCCTCCCCAGGATTTCTTCCACAAGCTCCTTATCCTCCGGAGCACATAGCACCTTAGCTATAGAGCCTCCAGACTCCTTTCCAGCGCTCTCCAACACCCTCTCAACATACCGCCTGTAACTCTCCATACCAGCCTTCCTCCTCCTGAACTCGGCCAAAGCCTCTTGCATGAGCCTCGACACCAGCTCGTCCTTAACCCTCTCAGCCTCGGTTCTAACCTCAAGGTCGGCCTTAGACTTGAGCCCGTGTAGCCTCTCACGAGCCTCCTCAACCCTCGCCTCTAGCCTCTTCCTCGCGGCCGAAAGGGCAGACTTGTAAGCCTCCTCAACAAGCTTCAAACCCGCCTCACGAGCCTCCTCTACCCTAGCCAAGGCATCCTCAAACGGCTTCTCGAGAACAGTCTCAGCAAACCTCCTAGGATCACCCTGAATCCTGGCCAACCAGCGTGCACCCCCTATCCGAAGCCGAGGGCACGGGCTATTAGCTTCTTAACGTCTATGGGCTCCGCCTTCTCCCCCATAGACGGTATTACAAGTAGGGTTGCGCCGAGCCTGTCAGCCTCCCTCCGCAACAGCTCCTCATCCTCCACGAGGTGCTTAAGGACCAGGACGATCCTAGCCCCACCCTCAGCCACGCCCTTACGAAGAGCCCTGAGGACCTCATCCCCCCCGGCAACCTCCACCACACTAGCGCCCACACCCATAAACAGCGGGGCAGTCTCCCTATCGACTATAGCGAGAAGCTTACCACCCGCCTCAGCCACCGTCCAACACCCAAACCCTCTCCAGCACCAGCGCTGAAACCCATGGGACTTCTTTACC comes from the Aeropyrum camini SY1 = JCM 12091 genome and includes:
- a CDS encoding V-type ATP synthase subunit E gives rise to the protein MARIQGDPRRFAETVLEKPFEDALARVEEAREAGLKLVEEAYKSALSAARKRLEARVEEARERLHGLKSKADLEVRTEAERVKDELVSRLMQEALAEFRRRKAGMESYRRYVERVLESAGKESGGSIAKVLCAPEDKELVEEILGRLGLGGAVVETLEGIYGGVIVELEDGARLDYTVNNIIAAEEPRLRRSVKRALFET
- a CDS encoding ATP synthase subunit A, which gives rise to MSGAQMYEMVYVGEDRLIGEITRIRGDRAFIQVYESTSGLRPGEPVVGTGAPLSVELGPGLLGTIYDGVQRPLPIIAERVAEVDPRRRMFVERGVQAPPLPRDKKFHFKPEPLKEGDKVEGGDALGRVPETSLIEHVVMVPPGIRGRLKWLAGEGDYSVEDTIAVVERDGRDVEIRMHQRWPVRIPRPFKEKLEPQLPLITGVRIIDTFFPMAKGGTGAVPGGFGTGKTVTLHSLAQWSEARVVIYIGCGERGNEMTEVLERFPKYKDPWTGKPLMDRTVLIANTSNMPVAAREASIYVGITIAEYYRDMGYDVLLVADSTSRWAEALREIAGRLEEMPAEEGYPSYLASRLAEFYERAGRVKALGSPERNGSVTVVGAVSPPGGDFSEPVTSHTTRFIRVFWALDTKLAYSRHYPAINWLMSYSAYVDLVTQWWHENVDKRWREYRDEAMDILLRESELQEIVRLVGTEGLDEKDKMVLETARLIKDGFLKQNAFDPIDAFSTPQKQFRLLKMIMDIHRKSLELIERGVTTQQILQALGRLYIDIVKAKFTIPNDQLEKIDEIRDRALKTLEQLGST
- a CDS encoding ATP synthase subunit B, which gives rise to MALGVREYRNISEIKGPLLVVEGVSRVAYDEIVEVETASGERRRGRVLEVGMGYAVVQVFEGTTGISPTGTVVRFMGRPLEIPVTEDMLGRIMNGLGEPIDGGPKIDAEERRDVNGAPLNPAERAYPEDFIQTGVSAIDGMNTLVRGQKLPIFSGAGLPHNRLAAQIARQATVRGEEEEFAVVFSAIGIKYDDFLFFKKFFEETGALGRVAMFVNLADEPAMIRLITPRAALTLAEYLAYERDMHVLVIITDMTNYAEALREISAAREEVPGRQGYPGYLYSDLASIYERAGRVKGKKGSITQMPILTMPNDDITHPIPDLTGYITEGQIVLSRELHNRGIYPPINVLMSLSRLMKEGIGPGKTREDHAQVSNQLYASYSRGVELRSLAAVVGEESLSERDRRYLKFADLFEQRFLKQGERENRSIEETLDIAWEILSVLPEEELVNIKEETIKKYHPKYKAG
- a CDS encoding V-type ATP synthase subunit D gives rise to the protein MDPRKVLPTKINLIRLRRELAMLRRIRRVMEEKREVILHYITSMAAEYVRYQREVYSELEKIYQNYYLGVAAEGIERARAFTAPAEGSLEVAVSTRTLFAVKTPVFSLKEETVPPLPLPAGSDPKLVQSILDMGNILDKLLKLAEYEETLQRLIRELKDTQRLINALDYVILPSYQNAIKFIKLVLEDRMREDFVRLKMIKRKMEVKTQ
- a CDS encoding V-type ATP synthase subunit F is translated as MAEAGGKLLAIVDRETAPLFMGVGASVVEVAGGDEVLRALRKGVAEGGARIVLVLKHLVEDEELLRREADRLGATLLVIPSMGEKAEPIDVKKLIARALGFG